The Acidimicrobiia bacterium DNA window CGGTCCGTCCACCTGATCGACCTCGCGACCCGATCCCGCTCGGCGCTGCGGGCTCGGCGTTCCGCTCCGCGCCGTCAGCACCCGCAACTGCTCGCCCCGGTCCCGGGGCACCGCAAGTGCCCGCGCCGCGGGCCCGCAGCCACCTAGCGTCAGGGAGGTCCCGGTTGACAGGCAACGCCGTCGATCAGCGACTCAGCTTCGCAAAGATCCGTGAGGCGCTTCCCCTCGAGGAGCTCGACCTCGTCGCCATCCAGAGCGGCTCGTTCGATTGGCTCATCAAGGAGGGGCTCGGGGAGATCTTCGACGAGATCTCACCGATCGAGGACAGCCAGGGCAAGATGGCCCTCAGCTTCCTCAACCACCGCTTCGAGGATCCCAAGTACTCCGTCGAGGAGTGCAAGGAGAAGGACTACACCTACGCCGCGCCCCTGTTCGTGACCGCCGAGTTCCTGAACAAGGAGGACGGCACGATCAAGTCCCAGACGGTCTTCATGGGTGACTTCCCCGTGATGAGCGACAAGGGGACCTTCGTGGTCAACGGGACCGAGCGCGTCGTGGTCTCCCAGCTGGTGCGTTCGCCGGGCGTCTACTTCGACAGGTCCATCGACAAGACCACCGGCCGTGACGTGTTCGGCTGCAAGGTCATCCCCGGCCGCGGTGCGTGGCTCGAGTTCGAGGTGGACAAGCGCGACCTGGTCGCCGTCCGCGTCGACCGCAAGCGCAAGCAGCCGATCAGCGTCTTCTACCGCGCGCTCAAGGCGTTCGTCTGGAACGACGCCGAACGGCACTACGAACTCGCCCCCTCCGAGGTGCTGACCGCCGAGGTCCCCGACGAGGAGATCCTCGACTTCTTCGGGGGCGCGGAGTCGATCGCGCTCACCCTCGAGAAGGACAACACCGGCCGTACCCCGGGCCAGGCGCTCGAGGAGATCTACCGCAAGCTCCGTCCGGGCGAGCCGCCGAACGCCGAGCAGGCGGGGCAGCTGCTGCTCGGGATGTTCTTCGCGAACAAGAAGTACGACCTCGCCAAGGTCGGTCGCTACAAGATCTCCGGGCTCGAGGACGACGGCTCCGGCCACGTCAAGCACGGCAAGCTGACCGACGAGTTCGACGTGCTCGGCTTCGGCCGCCGCGAGGACTTCACGCTCACCGCCGAGGACTGCCTCGCCACGATGAGCTACCTGGTCAAGCTGCACGCCGGCACCGACGGGTACGACACCGACGACATCGACCACTTCGGTAACCGTCGGCTGCGCTCGGTCGGCGAGCTCATCCAGAACCAGGTCCGTATCGGCCTGTCGCGGATGGAGCGGGTGGTCCGCGAGCGGATGACCACCCAGGACCTCGAGGCGATCACGCCTCAGACCCTGATCAACATCCGTCCCGTGGTGTCCGCCATCCGCGAGTTCTTCGGGACCTCGCAGCTGTCGCAGTTCATGGACCAGACCAACACCCTGTCGGGCCTGACCCACAAGCGCCGCCTGTCGGCGCTCGGTCCCGGTGGTCTGTCCCGTGAGCGGGCCGGCTTCGAGGTCCGTGACGTCCACCCCTCGCACTACGGCCGCATGTGCCCGATCGAGACCCCGGAGGGCCCGAACATCGGCCTGATCGGGTCGCTCGCGTCGTACGCGCGCATCAACGCCTACGGCTTCATCGAGACGCCGTACCGGACCGTCACCGACGGTGTGGTCAGCGACGACGCGGAGTACCTGACCGCCGACGAGGAGGACCGCTACGTCGTCGCGCAGGCCAACGCGCCGCTCGACGACGACGGTCACTACGTCAACGACCTCGTGCTCGTGCGGGCCAAGGGCGGCGAGGTCCGTGAGGTTGCGCCGGAGCAGGTCGACTACATGGACGTCTCGCCGCGGCAGGCGGTGTCCATCTCCGCGGCGCTGATCCCCTTCCTCGAGCACGACGACGCCAACCGTGCGCTGATGGGCGCCAACATGCAGCGCCAGGCGGTCCCGCTGCTGCGGGCCGAGGCGCCGTACGTCGGCACCGGTATCGAGGGCAAGGTCGCCCGCGACGCCGGTGAC harbors:
- the rpoB gene encoding DNA-directed RNA polymerase subunit beta, translating into MTGNAVDQRLSFAKIREALPLEELDLVAIQSGSFDWLIKEGLGEIFDEISPIEDSQGKMALSFLNHRFEDPKYSVEECKEKDYTYAAPLFVTAEFLNKEDGTIKSQTVFMGDFPVMSDKGTFVVNGTERVVVSQLVRSPGVYFDRSIDKTTGRDVFGCKVIPGRGAWLEFEVDKRDLVAVRVDRKRKQPISVFYRALKAFVWNDAERHYELAPSEVLTAEVPDEEILDFFGGAESIALTLEKDNTGRTPGQALEEIYRKLRPGEPPNAEQAGQLLLGMFFANKKYDLAKVGRYKISGLEDDGSGHVKHGKLTDEFDVLGFGRREDFTLTAEDCLATMSYLVKLHAGTDGYDTDDIDHFGNRRLRSVGELIQNQVRIGLSRMERVVRERMTTQDLEAITPQTLINIRPVVSAIREFFGTSQLSQFMDQTNTLSGLTHKRRLSALGPGGLSRERAGFEVRDVHPSHYGRMCPIETPEGPNIGLIGSLASYARINAYGFIETPYRTVTDGVVSDDAEYLTADEEDRYVVAQANAPLDDDGHYVNDLVLVRAKGGEVREVAPEQVDYMDVSPRQAVSISAALIPFLEHDDANRALMGANMQRQAVPLLRAEAPYVGTGIEGKVARDAGDVVIASRAGVLVEVASDHLVLRTDEDEIDRYYLTKFKRSNQGSCINQRPVVTEGQRVEAGQVLADGPSTYEGELALGRNLLVAFMSWEGYNFEDAIILSERLVREDVLTSIHIEQLEVDARETKLGPEEITRDIPNVSEEVLANLDEEGIIRIGAEVQPGDILVGKVTPKGETELTPEERLLRAIFGEKAREVRDTSLKVPHGDRGIVIGVQRFSRADGDDLQPGVNDMVRIFIAKKSKISEGDKLAGRHGNKGVISKILPLEDMPFLEDGTPVDIVLNPLGVPSRMNVGQVLETHLGWAANNGWHFDEKPEWFDRVGWGDEMLSVPGPVNFATPVFDGCREEELIQLLQAGNPSESGVRLVGEDGKATVYEGRTGEPVEASVTVGYMYILKLHHLVDDKIHARSTGPYSMITQQPLGGKAQFGGQRFGEMEVWALEAYGASYALQELLTIKSDDTIGRVKVYEAIVKGDNIPEPGIPESFRVLVKEMQALSLNVEVLNAAGDEIELRDSEDDAFRAAEALGIDLSRPERPTAEA